Proteins from one Hydrogenivirga caldilitoris genomic window:
- a CDS encoding thiamine pyrophosphate-dependent enzyme has product MALAKRSLYTGAEITWCRLCGNFGLMSAFAWAVEELSESIPLEKFVVLSGIGCHGKIVDYINLNSFYSIHGRAPATATGIKLANPELYPVCFVGDGDIYAEGISHLLFAAKRNTDITVIVHDNRAYSLTTGQFTPTSPVIFRGKSTPEGPPEDPINPVALMLEAGATFVARGYAGYTDHLKEIIKQAILHKGFSFVDVLQPCVVFYNTYELYNRQVYKLESAGHDPSSYEEAYRRAKEWDYNREDVRIPIGVFYKTDKPTYEERV; this is encoded by the coding sequence ATGGCTCTTGCTAAGAGAAGTTTGTACACGGGAGCTGAGATAACATGGTGTAGGCTGTGCGGAAATTTCGGTCTCATGAGTGCCTTTGCATGGGCTGTTGAGGAACTGTCCGAGTCTATACCTCTTGAGAAATTCGTTGTGCTTTCCGGTATAGGATGCCACGGAAAGATAGTGGACTATATAAACCTAAACAGTTTCTACTCTATACATGGAAGGGCACCTGCCACAGCAACAGGGATAAAGCTTGCAAATCCCGAGCTCTACCCTGTATGCTTCGTAGGCGACGGAGACATATACGCTGAGGGAATATCCCACCTCCTATTCGCTGCCAAGAGGAACACGGATATCACCGTCATAGTTCACGACAACAGAGCTTACAGCCTTACCACCGGGCAGTTTACCCCCACGAGTCCTGTAATCTTTAGAGGGAAGTCTACCCCGGAGGGACCACCGGAAGACCCGATTAATCCGGTAGCTCTTATGCTTGAAGCTGGTGCAACTTTTGTTGCCAGGGGATATGCCGGTTACACAGACCACTTAAAGGAGATAATAAAACAGGCTATACTCCACAAGGGGTTTTCCTTTGTTGATGTTCTCCAACCTTGCGTCGTTTTCTATAACACCTATGAGCTATACAACAGGCAGGTTTACAAGCTTGAAAGTGCAGGACATGACCCTTCCAGCTATGAGGAAGCTTACAGGAGGGCAAAGGAGTGGGATTATAACAGAGAGGACGTCAGAATTCCCATAGGCGTTTTCTACAAGACCGATAAGCCAACCTATGAGGAAAGGGTATGA
- a CDS encoding 4Fe-4S dicluster domain-containing protein, with product MRKGYDIHMREKVIPKEELEKLFKSLEKRGYTIVAPVLKEGVILFEEVKGFSQVAKGIYEEQGKGYYRVGRSEGWFSYVHGPNSLKSFLHPPRTELLKLKPDLSQEILLEEKKYAFFGIRGCDLAAMGVLDNVFLKKNEHQDPHYECLRREIFTVAFNCNQPGGTCFCTSMGTGPFVKDGADLSLTELREKFLLRAHSEKGLEILNSLEGSKPTEEDYREEERLKEESISKIARKVPTDGLPEKLLSKLESPVWEEIARRCLACGSCTMVCPTCFCYEVVDEVSVDGSVSVRLRTWDVCFREGFSAIHGTPLRKSIASRYRQWLMHKFSYWVGQFGEFGCVGCGRCITWCPVGIDVTEEVERLISNG from the coding sequence ATGAGGAAAGGGTATGACATTCATATGAGGGAAAAGGTCATCCCAAAGGAAGAGCTTGAGAAACTATTTAAATCCCTGGAAAAACGAGGTTACACTATTGTAGCTCCGGTCCTAAAGGAGGGCGTTATCCTCTTTGAAGAGGTGAAAGGCTTCTCTCAGGTGGCGAAAGGTATTTACGAAGAGCAGGGGAAGGGATACTACAGGGTTGGGCGTTCGGAAGGGTGGTTTAGCTATGTCCACGGACCCAACTCTCTTAAAAGCTTCCTTCATCCGCCCAGAACGGAGCTATTGAAATTAAAACCGGACCTCTCTCAGGAAATACTCCTTGAAGAGAAGAAGTATGCCTTTTTTGGGATTAGGGGATGCGATCTCGCTGCTATGGGAGTTCTTGATAATGTGTTTCTCAAGAAAAACGAGCACCAGGACCCCCACTATGAATGTCTCAGAAGGGAAATTTTCACGGTTGCCTTCAACTGTAATCAGCCAGGCGGAACGTGTTTCTGTACTTCTATGGGGACGGGACCCTTTGTAAAAGACGGAGCTGATCTATCTCTTACCGAGCTCAGGGAGAAGTTCCTTTTAAGAGCTCACAGTGAGAAGGGTTTAGAGATACTGAACTCTCTTGAAGGTTCAAAACCTACGGAGGAGGATTACAGAGAAGAGGAGAGGTTAAAGGAGGAGTCTATTTCAAAGATCGCAAGGAAGGTACCCACCGACGGACTCCCTGAAAAGCTCTTGAGTAAACTTGAAAGCCCTGTCTGGGAGGAGATAGCCAGGAGGTGTCTTGCCTGCGGCAGTTGTACAATGGTATGCCCTACCTGCTTCTGTTATGAGGTTGTAGATGAAGTCTCGGTTGACGGTTCTGTGTCGGTGAGGCTGAGGACATGGGATGTTTGTTTCAGGGAAGGGTTCTCAGCTATCCACGGTACTCCGCTCAGGAAGAGCATCGCCTCAAGATACAGGCAGTGGTTGATGCATAAATTCTCCTACTGGGTGGGGCAGTTCGGGGAGTTCGGATGTGTGGGCTGTGGTAGGTGTATAACCTGGTGTCCTGTCGGTATAGATGTTACTGAAGAGGTGGAGAGACTCATATCAAATGGATAG
- a CDS encoding FAD/NAD(P)-binding protein, whose translation MDSPFSLKKALIRDMVVENENTRRFLLEVEDFPDFKPGQFNMLYVYAQGEVPISISSLRSDLIEHTVRLVGEVTEDLFLLKEGDVIGIRGPYGTHFPIEKCRGKDVVLVAGGLGLADIKPVVEFILENRRDFGEVYLLVGAKNPSGLLYREEYKSWDKRLKLLLTVDKPEGNWQGNVGVVTELFRFVELKPEKTVGMMCGPEVMMLFTVKKFLDLGVSEENIYLSMERHMKCAVGTCGHCQFGYTFLCKEGPVFSYSRIKPIFGVKEL comes from the coding sequence ATGGATAGCCCTTTCTCCCTGAAGAAAGCTTTAATCAGAGATATGGTTGTTGAGAATGAAAACACGAGACGTTTCCTTCTGGAGGTTGAAGACTTTCCAGACTTTAAACCCGGTCAGTTCAACATGCTATACGTTTACGCTCAGGGTGAAGTTCCCATATCTATAAGTTCCCTTCGGTCAGACCTTATAGAGCATACGGTCAGGCTTGTCGGTGAGGTTACGGAAGACCTCTTCCTGCTGAAAGAAGGAGACGTCATAGGTATTCGGGGTCCGTATGGGACTCACTTCCCCATTGAAAAGTGTAGAGGTAAGGATGTGGTTCTCGTTGCCGGAGGGCTCGGTCTTGCGGATATAAAACCTGTGGTTGAGTTTATACTTGAAAACAGAAGAGATTTTGGGGAGGTTTATCTTCTCGTGGGTGCTAAAAACCCTTCGGGTTTGCTTTACAGAGAGGAGTACAAAAGCTGGGACAAACGTTTGAAACTTCTCCTCACCGTTGATAAACCGGAGGGAAACTGGCAGGGTAACGTAGGTGTTGTGACCGAACTCTTCAGGTTTGTAGAGCTTAAGCCCGAGAAAACCGTTGGTATGATGTGCGGTCCTGAAGTGATGATGCTCTTTACGGTTAAGAAGTTCCTTGACCTTGGTGTCTCAGAGGAAAATATATACCTTTCAATGGAGAGGCATATGAAGTGTGCGGTTGGAACCTGTGGACACTGTCAGTTCGGCTACACCTTTCTGTGTAAGGAAGGACCTGTGTTTTCCTATTCACGTATAAAGCCCATCTTCGGCGTTAAGGAACTCTAA
- a CDS encoding FAD-dependent oxidoreductase gives MKMVIVGNGIAGTALVEEILREADGRDVRIQVFGDEKFIGYNRILITEVLAGRKTMSEIYIKRWQWYEEKGVRLEVGKRVDRLFPKKKLLVTEEGELHRYDKAIIATGSKPFIPPSIKGKEKKGVFTYRTAGDVFRILDYARVSDRTVVIGGGLLGLEVAKALRDVGLEVYLVHLFDTLMEQQLDKTASDLLRRDLERMGVKVLLEKDTREILGDKKAEGVRFANGEELPADFVVIATGVRPNADVGINSGLKVNKGIVVDDYMETSASDVYAVGECIEHRGETYGLVAPIMEQVKVCAHNVVRGNEKKYEGSVTYAMLKVAGINLFSAGKFTEEQGDEVVSFIDNGKSIYRKAVINNDKIVGTILYGDIKGNNYLLDLIKSGKDISGERPFFLIKHIVPKDITEIEELKDTDIVCNCNAVTKGDIVRCIREGCKTLEEIQERTRASTSCGSCQELVEQILRQFVKEKPARVNKIEVIKKDLHPFDPEFKERMERYFADGNWENIPEDDRDVRLKWFGIFYRKATPGYFMVRIRVPNGRLTYEQAKVVSHLSEKFCRGEVEITSRQQLQIRWIELKNLPEILEALNSVGLSTLQTGMDNIRNVTGDPLTGLAEDSLIDTVRLSHEITRVFLGKKRYANIPRKFNMAVLGSQTDSINAMYNDICLCLAERDGKLGFNLYLGGKIGSGGPVKAIDMDMFVEPYEVSDLCKVIFDIYSTFGNRENRSKNRLFFLLQEWGVDRFREEIEQRLYKPMPSKGENLVNRWGEREGVINLRNGTFAVLAIVPAGKIKAKDLREAAELSRRYGSRELRLSVYQNLYIPNVPEENLDALLAEEFFHKYPTVSSPFMTHLIACAGSDTCAFGVIPNKSDAVMVANYLSKKLKLDVPVRMHWSACAKGCGQHGSGDIGFVGTKTKLNGEAVLAVDIFAGGSTTKEGFKVVQGLPLDKVEEASYLLLNSYLENRKEGESFADFAHRVGADNLRAVLINLLQEVEHGVR, from the coding sequence ATGAAGATGGTTATAGTGGGCAACGGCATAGCGGGGACAGCCCTCGTTGAGGAGATACTTCGGGAAGCGGACGGCAGGGACGTTAGGATTCAGGTCTTCGGAGACGAGAAGTTCATAGGCTACAACAGGATACTCATAACCGAAGTCCTCGCCGGCAGGAAGACGATGAGCGAGATATACATCAAGCGCTGGCAGTGGTATGAGGAGAAAGGCGTTAGGCTTGAAGTCGGAAAGAGGGTAGACAGGCTCTTTCCGAAGAAAAAGCTCCTTGTAACCGAAGAGGGAGAGCTCCACAGATACGACAAAGCCATAATAGCAACCGGGAGCAAACCCTTTATTCCTCCTTCAATTAAAGGGAAGGAAAAGAAGGGAGTCTTCACCTACAGGACTGCGGGGGACGTATTCAGGATTTTAGACTACGCGAGGGTTTCTGATAGGACGGTTGTGATAGGTGGGGGACTCTTGGGACTTGAGGTGGCTAAGGCTCTCAGGGACGTGGGACTTGAGGTTTACTTAGTTCACCTCTTTGACACCCTTATGGAGCAACAACTTGACAAGACTGCCTCGGATTTGCTTAGAAGGGACCTTGAGAGGATGGGCGTAAAGGTTCTCCTTGAAAAGGACACGAGGGAGATACTGGGAGACAAAAAGGCAGAGGGGGTTCGCTTTGCCAACGGTGAGGAGCTTCCCGCCGACTTCGTCGTGATAGCAACGGGCGTAAGACCCAACGCCGACGTGGGAATAAACTCCGGACTGAAGGTGAATAAAGGGATAGTGGTTGACGATTACATGGAGACCTCGGCGAGCGACGTTTACGCGGTCGGGGAGTGCATAGAGCACAGAGGGGAAACCTACGGGCTCGTGGCTCCCATAATGGAGCAGGTTAAGGTCTGCGCCCACAACGTTGTTCGCGGGAACGAAAAGAAATATGAAGGCTCTGTTACCTACGCGATGCTTAAGGTAGCCGGCATTAACCTCTTCTCCGCCGGTAAGTTCACCGAGGAGCAGGGCGACGAGGTCGTTTCATTCATAGATAACGGAAAGTCCATTTACAGGAAGGCAGTCATAAACAACGACAAAATTGTAGGCACAATTTTGTATGGAGACATAAAAGGAAACAACTATCTCCTTGACCTCATAAAGAGCGGTAAGGATATCTCCGGAGAGAGACCCTTCTTCCTCATAAAACACATAGTTCCCAAGGATATAACGGAGATAGAGGAACTAAAGGACACCGACATAGTCTGCAACTGCAACGCTGTAACCAAGGGGGATATAGTCAGGTGCATCCGGGAAGGTTGCAAAACCCTTGAGGAGATACAAGAGAGGACAAGGGCTTCAACCTCCTGCGGTAGTTGTCAGGAACTGGTTGAGCAGATACTCAGGCAGTTCGTCAAGGAGAAACCTGCGAGGGTCAACAAGATAGAAGTCATAAAGAAGGACCTCCATCCCTTTGACCCAGAGTTTAAAGAACGCATGGAGAGATACTTCGCCGACGGAAACTGGGAGAACATTCCCGAGGACGACAGGGACGTGAGGCTCAAGTGGTTCGGGATATTTTACAGGAAGGCGACACCCGGCTACTTCATGGTGAGGATACGTGTTCCCAACGGGAGGCTTACCTATGAGCAGGCTAAGGTGGTCTCTCACCTTTCGGAGAAGTTCTGCAGGGGAGAGGTGGAGATAACTTCGCGCCAGCAGCTCCAGATAAGGTGGATAGAGCTTAAGAACCTCCCGGAGATACTTGAGGCTCTAAACAGCGTCGGGCTCTCTACCCTCCAGACGGGAATGGACAACATAAGGAACGTTACCGGAGACCCCCTTACGGGTCTTGCGGAGGACTCCCTCATAGACACGGTTAGGCTCTCTCATGAGATAACGAGGGTCTTCTTGGGCAAGAAGAGGTATGCGAACATACCGAGGAAGTTCAACATGGCGGTTCTCGGCTCCCAGACCGACTCCATAAACGCCATGTATAACGACATCTGCCTCTGCCTGGCAGAAAGGGACGGAAAGCTCGGCTTTAACCTCTACCTTGGCGGAAAGATAGGCTCCGGAGGTCCCGTAAAGGCGATAGACATGGACATGTTCGTAGAACCCTACGAGGTTTCCGACCTGTGCAAGGTGATATTTGACATCTACTCAACCTTCGGTAACAGAGAGAACAGAAGTAAGAACAGGCTCTTCTTCCTACTTCAGGAGTGGGGTGTGGACAGATTCAGGGAGGAGATTGAGCAGAGGCTCTACAAACCTATGCCTTCCAAGGGAGAGAACCTCGTGAACAGGTGGGGCGAGAGGGAAGGTGTTATAAACCTCAGGAACGGAACCTTCGCGGTCTTGGCGATAGTTCCCGCGGGGAAGATAAAGGCTAAGGACTTGAGGGAGGCGGCGGAGCTCTCAAGGAGATACGGAAGCAGGGAACTGAGGCTCAGCGTATATCAGAACCTCTACATACCCAACGTTCCCGAGGAGAACCTGGACGCTCTCCTTGCGGAGGAATTCTTCCATAAGTATCCGACCGTGAGCTCTCCCTTCATGACCCACCTTATAGCCTGTGCGGGGAGCGACACCTGCGCCTTCGGTGTGATACCCAACAAGAGTGACGCGGTTATGGTAGCCAACTATCTGAGTAAGAAGCTCAAGCTTGACGTTCCCGTAAGGATGCACTGGTCAGCCTGCGCCAAGGGATGCGGTCAGCACGGGAGCGGGGACATCGGTTTTGTGGGAACCAAGACTAAACTGAACGGAGAAGCGGTCCTTGCAGTTGATATCTTTGCCGGAGGGTCCACCACCAAGGAGGGCTTCAAGGTGGTTCAGGGACTTCCCTTAGATAAAGTAGAGGAGGCTTCTTACCTTCTACTCAACTCCTACCTTGAAAACCGGAAGGAGGGCGAGAGCTTTGCGGATTTCGCCCACAGGGTGGGAGCGGATAATCTCAGAGCGGTTCTTATAAACCTTTTACAGGAGGTGGAACATGGGGTACGTTAA
- a CDS encoding formate/nitrite transporter family protein encodes MGYVKPEAVVDQMIQAGAYKASLSAKDLLIRGFLAGALLGYAVTVAFSAIAQSDMRIVGSLVFPLGFVMIVLLGLELVTGNFALIPLAVMERRTTFGRMLYNWTWVYIGHLIGTFFYGFLFYVAATKMGAVPEPVVGKMIAKVAEENTLGYAKLGFVNGWTVAFVKAMLCNWMVTLGAVMALVSQHVIGKIAAMWLPILTFFALGFEHAVVNMFLMPTGMLFGANITLYDWWLWNQIPVTLGNLVAGFTFTGLALYPTHRKREEAKPAEVIEEAA; translated from the coding sequence ATGGGGTACGTTAAACCCGAAGCGGTGGTGGACCAGATGATTCAGGCTGGAGCCTATAAGGCGAGCCTCTCGGCTAAGGATTTACTGATAAGGGGTTTTCTCGCCGGCGCGCTCTTAGGTTACGCGGTTACTGTAGCCTTCTCGGCGATAGCCCAATCGGATATGAGGATAGTGGGTTCCCTTGTCTTCCCCTTGGGCTTCGTGATGATAGTTCTCCTGGGTCTTGAGCTCGTAACAGGGAACTTCGCCCTCATACCCTTAGCGGTTATGGAGAGGAGGACGACCTTCGGTCGTATGCTCTACAACTGGACATGGGTTTACATCGGACACCTGATAGGAACCTTTTTTTACGGCTTTCTCTTCTACGTGGCGGCGACCAAGATGGGTGCCGTTCCCGAGCCAGTTGTGGGTAAGATGATAGCCAAGGTAGCGGAGGAAAACACTCTCGGATATGCGAAACTGGGCTTTGTGAACGGCTGGACGGTTGCCTTCGTGAAGGCTATGCTCTGCAACTGGATGGTAACCCTCGGAGCGGTTATGGCTCTCGTTTCCCAACACGTTATAGGGAAGATAGCCGCCATGTGGCTTCCAATTCTCACCTTTTTCGCCCTCGGCTTTGAACATGCGGTTGTGAACATGTTCCTCATGCCTACCGGGATGCTCTTCGGAGCCAACATAACCCTGTACGACTGGTGGCTCTGGAACCAAATACCCGTAACTCTTGGAAACCTCGTGGCAGGCTTCACCTTCACGGGACTCGCCCTCTACCCAACCCACAGGAAGAGGGAAGAAGCCAAACCTGCAGAAGTTATAGAGGAGGCTGCCTGA
- the cobA gene encoding uroporphyrinogen-III C-methyltransferase → MGKVYLVGAGPGDPELLTLKAHRILKEADVVLYDALINREILRFTKPDCLKIYVGKRDGEHSLPQEEINELLYRFSRSYKIVVRLKGGDPFVFGRGGEELLYLREKGVEVEVVPGITSAVAAPSSTSIPVTHRGIASSFAVVTGHPNRGINWENFAKVDTLVILMGVKNRREIAKELIRAGRDPNEPVAFIEKATTPEQREVFTTLRELAQNPPEVNPPAVMVVGEVVEITYFNKDLIFQQDKLY, encoded by the coding sequence ATGGGGAAGGTCTATCTCGTCGGAGCAGGTCCTGGAGACCCTGAACTCCTGACCCTAAAGGCTCACCGAATTCTGAAGGAAGCCGACGTTGTCCTCTACGATGCCCTGATAAACAGGGAGATACTCCGGTTTACAAAGCCGGACTGCCTGAAGATATACGTAGGCAAGAGGGACGGAGAACACTCACTGCCTCAGGAGGAAATAAACGAGCTTTTATACCGGTTCTCAAGAAGCTACAAAATTGTAGTCAGGCTCAAGGGAGGTGACCCTTTTGTATTTGGAAGGGGTGGGGAGGAGCTCCTGTACCTGCGGGAGAAAGGTGTTGAGGTAGAGGTGGTGCCCGGTATAACCTCCGCTGTCGCTGCGCCCTCCTCCACCTCAATTCCCGTAACCCACAGAGGGATAGCTTCCTCCTTTGCGGTCGTCACAGGACACCCCAACAGGGGTATAAACTGGGAAAACTTCGCAAAGGTGGACACCCTCGTTATTCTGATGGGGGTAAAAAACAGGCGGGAGATAGCCAAGGAGCTTATAAGAGCGGGAAGAGACCCAAACGAACCTGTCGCCTTCATAGAGAAGGCTACTACTCCAGAGCAGAGAGAGGTCTTTACCACCTTGAGGGAGCTCGCCCAGAACCCTCCCGAGGTAAACCCGCCTGCGGTGATGGTGGTGGGAGAGGTGGTGGAAATAACTTATTTCAACAAGGACCTAATATTTCAACAAGATAAGCTTTATTAG
- a CDS encoding anthranilate phosphoribosyltransferase, with product MLVKLTKLKENLQDLTQEEAYEVFKAILEGKLSDIKAAAFLTAMRIKGETSEELLGVIKAIKERMNFPQKKENALDLSLNYDGKNRTVYILPSALWLCSRLGVEFTNHYALGAPTKEGVTLYEVVKELGVDINVSFVDQKNYAPELYKLMPLRRELGFRSLINTVEKFLNPFQTKKIVVSIFHKPYFDKNAELLELLGIEDYTIIKGLEGGIEPLPDRPTLVKRRGKDIESIEPKSLGLEMPKEVHSENVLRDSLEINRKIIDGRERGEFFNWALYTAGVLLYAAGECESVEEGVGRVAKEST from the coding sequence ATGTTAGTAAAGCTCACCAAACTCAAGGAAAACCTTCAGGACTTGACCCAAGAGGAAGCTTACGAGGTCTTTAAGGCAATACTTGAGGGTAAGCTCTCGGATATAAAGGCGGCGGCGTTCCTGACCGCTATGAGGATAAAGGGAGAAACTTCTGAGGAGCTACTTGGCGTAATTAAGGCAATTAAAGAGAGGATGAATTTTCCGCAGAAGAAAGAGAACGCCTTGGACCTCAGTCTGAACTACGACGGGAAGAACAGGACTGTTTACATACTTCCCTCTGCCCTGTGGCTCTGTTCAAGACTCGGTGTAGAGTTCACAAACCACTACGCCCTTGGAGCTCCAACGAAAGAAGGTGTTACCCTCTACGAAGTAGTTAAGGAACTTGGTGTAGATATTAACGTATCCTTTGTAGACCAAAAGAATTACGCACCGGAGCTATACAAACTCATGCCTCTGAGAAGAGAACTCGGTTTCAGGAGTTTAATAAACACGGTAGAAAAGTTTCTAAATCCCTTTCAGACTAAAAAGATTGTCGTTTCTATCTTTCACAAGCCTTACTTTGATAAAAACGCAGAGCTTCTTGAGCTCCTCGGGATTGAAGACTACACAATTATCAAGGGGCTTGAGGGCGGGATTGAGCCTCTCCCTGATAGACCCACGCTCGTAAAGAGGAGAGGGAAGGACATAGAAAGTATAGAACCTAAATCCCTCGGTCTTGAAATGCCCAAGGAGGTTCATTCTGAAAACGTCCTGAGGGATTCGCTTGAGATAAACAGAAAGATAATTGATGGTAGAGAGAGGGGAGAGTTCTTCAACTGGGCGCTCTATACGGCGGGAGTTTTGCTCTACGCGGCAGGGGAGTGCGAAAGTGTGGAAGAGGGGGTCGGAAGGGTAGCGAAAGAATCCACCTGA
- a CDS encoding P-II family nitrogen regulator — protein MAELLAIVRKEKSYDVMRSLSKAEIPYVSWTVKGRGKEGGLRYKGVIREKVLMPFLPKRAFLVFPEEEQVEEAVNLIVESAHTGAYGDGKVFLINQEEESVMKLVKAVIRPEKVYEVIKALEKDGFRAMTMWDVVGRGKEGGIMVGDTPYDELAKTLVMVAVEDKDTDKVIESITKAAHTGAYGDGKVFACNLSKVWTIRTKVEGL, from the coding sequence ATGGCAGAGCTCTTGGCAATTGTCAGGAAGGAAAAGTCCTACGATGTGATGAGGTCTCTCTCAAAGGCTGAGATACCTTACGTTTCCTGGACTGTGAAGGGCAGGGGTAAAGAGGGCGGTCTCAGATATAAGGGTGTGATAAGGGAGAAAGTTCTAATGCCCTTCCTGCCCAAGAGGGCTTTCCTTGTCTTTCCCGAGGAGGAGCAGGTAGAGGAGGCTGTGAACCTTATTGTTGAGAGCGCCCACACGGGCGCTTACGGAGACGGAAAGGTCTTTCTGATAAACCAAGAGGAGGAAAGTGTCATGAAACTTGTAAAGGCTGTCATCAGACCCGAGAAGGTTTACGAGGTTATCAAAGCACTTGAGAAGGACGGCTTCAGAGCCATGACCATGTGGGACGTTGTGGGAAGAGGTAAGGAAGGAGGGATTATGGTGGGAGATACTCCCTACGATGAACTCGCGAAGACTCTCGTAATGGTGGCGGTTGAGGATAAGGACACCGACAAGGTCATAGAGAGTATAACCAAGGCTGCTCACACGGGTGCTTACGGTGATGGAAAGGTCTTCGCCTGCAATCTCTCAAAGGTTTGGACTATAAGGACTAAGGTGGAGGGACTATGA
- a CDS encoding MFS transporter: protein MKAVAEVIEAVKKGNSKALFASFIYFDHSFSIWLLLGALGPFIAEAFGLSGAQKGFMVAIPVIAAAIFRLNFGHMFQFIDGKYIAIMGIFLSMVPHLYMLLSGYKVSYDDLLWMGVFLGVAGASFAIALPMAGSNYPSEVQGLVLGLAAAGNIGAVLDGILFPPIARAIGWEHTFVLSGILLLIALVFVLIWARDLTKKNEGNRVYPVIAFFATVAFMVVLALGFQKGWFGVTGIAGKLLIPILGSAFAILLMPLAFKKVFLEKDTWVLMLAYSITFGGFVGMSSYVAMLLRDVYGISKVEAGALMSLFAFTGAMIRPLGGHIADKISGATALLFFLAGIAGVNFIFSFITPPLAVGIVLFLALYSFYGLGNGAVFQLVPHRWPHQTGLMTGIIGAAGGIGGFYLPAVNGIVFEATRAYNLAFALFGSIALACLVIVKLLHAKWMEWAHVRYDYEKEQLVGIDPRSGRVVMEIAG from the coding sequence ATGAAAGCCGTAGCGGAGGTAATTGAGGCGGTCAAGAAGGGCAATTCCAAAGCGCTCTTTGCCAGTTTCATCTACTTTGACCACTCCTTTAGCATCTGGCTCCTTTTGGGGGCGCTTGGTCCCTTCATAGCAGAGGCTTTCGGACTTTCGGGCGCCCAGAAGGGCTTCATGGTTGCGATTCCCGTTATAGCCGCCGCCATATTCAGGCTCAACTTCGGACACATGTTCCAGTTCATAGACGGAAAATACATAGCGATAATGGGCATATTCCTGTCCATGGTTCCTCACCTCTACATGCTCCTTAGCGGATACAAAGTGAGCTACGACGACCTCCTCTGGATGGGAGTTTTCTTAGGTGTTGCAGGAGCGAGCTTTGCGATAGCCCTTCCCATGGCGGGAAGTAACTACCCAAGTGAGGTTCAGGGACTCGTCCTCGGTCTTGCTGCGGCAGGGAACATCGGAGCTGTCCTTGACGGAATACTCTTCCCTCCCATAGCGAGGGCTATAGGCTGGGAGCACACCTTCGTCCTCTCGGGGATTCTCCTTCTGATAGCCCTTGTCTTTGTCCTCATATGGGCGAGGGACCTCACCAAAAAGAACGAAGGCAATAGGGTTTATCCCGTTATAGCCTTCTTCGCCACCGTTGCCTTCATGGTTGTTCTCGCTCTCGGCTTTCAAAAGGGGTGGTTCGGCGTAACGGGCATCGCCGGAAAGCTTCTTATACCTATACTCGGTTCTGCCTTCGCCATACTCCTGATGCCCCTTGCCTTCAAGAAGGTGTTTTTGGAAAAAGACACCTGGGTTCTCATGCTCGCCTACTCCATAACCTTCGGTGGCTTTGTGGGAATGTCTTCCTATGTAGCCATGCTTCTGAGGGACGTTTACGGCATATCCAAGGTGGAAGCGGGAGCTCTCATGTCTCTCTTCGCCTTTACGGGAGCGATGATAAGACCCCTCGGAGGGCACATAGCTGACAAGATAAGCGGGGCAACGGCGCTTCTCTTCTTCCTCGCCGGCATAGCGGGAGTAAACTTTATCTTCTCCTTTATAACACCGCCTCTGGCGGTAGGTATAGTTCTGTTCCTCGCTCTATATTCCTTCTACGGACTCGGTAACGGTGCGGTCTTTCAGCTCGTTCCCCACAGGTGGCCCCATCAAACGGGTCTAATGACGGGAATAATAGGCGCAGCCGGTGGAATAGGCGGTTTCTACCTTCCCGCTGTGAACGGGATAGTCTTTGAGGCTACGAGAGCATACAACCTCGCCTTTGCCCTCTTCGGGAGTATAGCCCTTGCCTGCCTCGTGATAGTGAAACTCCTCCACGCCAAGTGGATGGAGTGGGCGCATGTGCGCTACGACTACGAGAAGGAGCAGCTCGTGGGTATTGACCCAAGGAGCGGAAGGGTGGTGATGGAGATAGCGGGATGA